TCAACAAAGCCCATGAAATGGGAATAGCTGTGGTGATGGATATTGTACACTCTCACGCTATTAAAAATACCAATGAGGGATTAAATGAATTTGACGGCAGTGATCATCAATATTTCCATGCAGGTCCAAAAGGTTACCATGAAGGCTGGGACTCAAAAGTTTTCGATTATGGGAAATGGGAAGTAAAGCAATTCCTGCTAAGTAACATTCGCTATTGGCTTGAAGAATTCCATTTTGATGGGTTTAGATTTGATGGTGTCACTTCCATTATGTATCAGCATCATGGACTGTTTATGGATTTTGATAATGTTGATCTCTATTTTGACTCACAAGTAGATGAACAAGCGATCATTTACTTGAAGCTGGCGAATAAACTGATTCACGATTTTAAAAAAGGCAGTATTTCCATTGCCGAAGATGTCAGCGGGATGCCCGGACTCTCCAGAAAGATTGAGGATGGGGGGATAGGTTTTGATTTCCGTATGGCCATGGGTGTCCCTGATTTCTGGATCAAAACACTCAAGCATAAAAAAGATGAGGAATGGGATATGTTTGAGCTATGGCATGAATTGACCAACAGACCTCAAAATGAAAAATCAATTACTTACGCTGAAAGTCACGACCAAGCATTAGTTGGGGACAAAACCCTTGCATTTAGGTTAATGGATAAAGAGATGTATTTCTCCATGTCGGTATTGGAACAAAATCTGGTAGTTGACCGGGGTGTTGCTTTACACAAGTTAATCCGAATGATCACCTTTTCCCTAGGAGGTGAAGGGTATTTAAATTTTATAGGGAATGAATTTGGTCACCCCGAATGGATTGATTTTCCTAGAGAAGGGAATGATTGGAGCTATCAACATGCTAGAAGGCAATGGTCTTTGGCTGATGATCCTTTGCTGAAATATGCTCAATTAAATGCCTGGGATCAGGCGATGATTCAATTAGCTACACATGACCATGTTCTTTCTGCTCCACATGCAAGGCAGCTATTTTTGGATCCTGACAAAAAAATCATAGCATACGAAAGAGCCAACTTAGTTTTTGTTTTTTCCTTCCACCCCACAGAATCTTATTCCGGCTTTAGCGTTCATGTTCCAAAAGCTAGTTCATACCAACTGATTTTAAATTCAGACGATGAAACTTTTGGGGGTTTTAATCGAATTGACTCATCCATTGATTACTTGGTCAATGAGCATCAATGTATTCAGTTGTACATCCCAAGTCGGACGGTTCAAATTTTAAGGGGGACAAATAAAAGTTAACTTTTTTGAGGGAATAGCCTCAGTGAATATCAATACCCGAATCAGTGAATAAGTTGAAACAGTTACACTTTATAGTCAATCCAATTTCCGGAAAAGGAAAATCCTTGGTAACTGAAAAATTACTTCATACGCATTTCCCCACCTCGGAATACACTATCGATATACAATTCACGAAATTTAAAAAACATGCTATTGAGCTTGTTCATGAAGCTATACAAGCTAATACAGATTTGATTGTCGCCTGTGGTGGAGATGGTACTATCAATGAAGTTGCATCTCAACTAGTCAACTCAAAAATCCCATTAGGGATTATTCCACAAGGTTCAGGAAATGGCCTTTCCTCCAACCTAAAGATTCCTAGAAATTTGGATCAGGCACTTCAGGTGATTAAAAATTTTAAAGTGGATGCCATTGATGTAGGTAAAATAAATGACCACTTTTTTTTCAGTAACACCGGAATTGGTTTTGATGCCTCATTGATCAAACATTATGAGCTTTCCCAAAAAAGAACCTTAAAAGGCTACATCCAGGCTGGACTGACAGCTTTCTTTGAAAAGAAAAAGTCTGAGGCATTACTTGTGAAAAAGGATGAAAACCAATTTTCGATCTTACCATTTTTGATTTTCGTCTCGAATTCAAATGAAATGGGATACCGAATGAGTATCACGCCAAAAGCATCTCTGCAAGATGGACTATTGGATGTGGTGATGATCCCACAAACAAACCCAATCAACAAAGTAATCTGGAGTACTTCTCTCCTTTTGAAAAAAAGTCATTGGTTTCAGAAAATTCAAACTTTCCAGACAAATAAAATCCAACTTGAAGGCGAAGAAATAACTGAGTTTGAAGTACAGATTGATGGGGAATTCAAAACACTACTGACAAAAGAAATAACTATTCAGGTTCTCCCCAAAAGCCTTAAAATCCTCATGCCTTAACTGATCAAAAAGGAAAAATCAGTAGTGCGTGCTGCCCAACGGTATTAAAATCTCTCCAAACTCTATTAAGCTCAGTATGAGTTTTTGCAGCCTCTAAGCCAGCAAAAGGATAAAGCTTAGCATTTACTTCTCTACATTTCTGAGTCAGTTTTCGACTGATCTTACTTACCTTCTTCAGTTTTTTCTTCGAAATCCCCCCCTCTTGATCCAGTTGCAACCAAGCATTTTCTACTGACTTATAAAATTTAGCTTTTTCCTTCTTTAACCGGGATTTCCGCTTTTTCAAAAGGCTTTCGAAGTACTCAATATGCTTAACATCATAAGCCCTATATTCATTTCTCTTCCAAAAACTAGCCTCAATCAAATCTATCAAATGCTCTGTGATCCCCAGTATATTTACTGCAAGAGTAGCCTCCGCGAACTGTAGAAATGGGAACTTATAAATCGGGTCTGGAAGTTGAGTTTTTGAAGGTTCTATTTCAAAACATCTGTTTAGAGGGACTTCTTGATTTTCTACTTCAAAGGCATGGCTCCCTGTAGCTATCATCCCCATATAATTCCATCCATCGAGAATTTTCACTTCGTCTTTCTTCAGCAAAAATGCTTTTACCACCGGCTTTCCATCAGTATCTAAAACCGCCTTTCCATTTTCTAGAATTTCACAATTAGCAGTCAAATTTGTGGCATGCAAGGCTCCAGAAGCATAAGTCCAGCTCCCATCAATAATGTATTGATCGTTTACTTTATTGGCTTTTCCTCCCACAAATCCGCTCCCTGCCAGGCATAAAGCCGAATTAGGAAATACCTCTTCACGGGTTGGTTTATCCATGAAACCTACAAACCAAGCTGCTCCAGCACAAAGCGTCACCGTCCAACCAAGACTTCCATCTAGCTTGGCTAGTTTTTCTTCAATTTGGAGTGCTTCTTTTAGATTACATCCTAAGCCGCCAAGTTCCTTTGGCACAAATAGTTTAAACCATTTTTCCTCGTAAATAACTTGCAGCCATTCCTCAGGAAGTTTACCTAAATTCTCAGCTTTTTGAGCGA
Above is a window of Algoriphagus machipongonensis DNA encoding:
- a CDS encoding alpha amylase C-terminal domain-containing protein, giving the protein MKESEKLSLVRDEPWLENFADKIWERHQGFKTALREIEEFSGNILEFSRIHEFYGVHFESWRNGWVYREWAPAAEQLYFFGDFNNWDRQSHPMKKSHRGDWEIFLPFDQYKNSFTHGSKVKVHVVGANGASDRIPAYIRRAVQDEKNHDFAGQLWFESKFEWTDQSYSPQDSLSQPLIYECHVGMAQESPKVGSYREFEENILPRIKEAGYNTIQLMAVMEHPYYGSFGYHISNFFASSSRFGTPEDLKSLVNKAHEMGIAVVMDIVHSHAIKNTNEGLNEFDGSDHQYFHAGPKGYHEGWDSKVFDYGKWEVKQFLLSNIRYWLEEFHFDGFRFDGVTSIMYQHHGLFMDFDNVDLYFDSQVDEQAIIYLKLANKLIHDFKKGSISIAEDVSGMPGLSRKIEDGGIGFDFRMAMGVPDFWIKTLKHKKDEEWDMFELWHELTNRPQNEKSITYAESHDQALVGDKTLAFRLMDKEMYFSMSVLEQNLVVDRGVALHKLIRMITFSLGGEGYLNFIGNEFGHPEWIDFPREGNDWSYQHARRQWSLADDPLLKYAQLNAWDQAMIQLATHDHVLSAPHARQLFLDPDKKIIAYERANLVFVFSFHPTESYSGFSVHVPKASSYQLILNSDDETFGGFNRIDSSIDYLVNEHQCIQLYIPSRTVQILRGTNKS
- a CDS encoding diacylglycerol/lipid kinase family protein; translation: MKQLHFIVNPISGKGKSLVTEKLLHTHFPTSEYTIDIQFTKFKKHAIELVHEAIQANTDLIVACGGDGTINEVASQLVNSKIPLGIIPQGSGNGLSSNLKIPRNLDQALQVIKNFKVDAIDVGKINDHFFFSNTGIGFDASLIKHYELSQKRTLKGYIQAGLTAFFEKKKSEALLVKKDENQFSILPFLIFVSNSNEMGYRMSITPKASLQDGLLDVVMIPQTNPINKVIWSTSLLLKKSHWFQKIQTFQTNKIQLEGEEITEFEVQIDGEFKTLLTKEITIQVLPKSLKILMP
- a CDS encoding acyl-CoA dehydrogenase family protein; this encodes MNSELFSHELAQKAENLGKLPEEWLQVIYEEKWFKLFVPKELGGLGCNLKEALQIEEKLAKLDGSLGWTVTLCAGAAWFVGFMDKPTREEVFPNSALCLAGSGFVGGKANKVNDQYIIDGSWTYASGALHATNLTANCEILENGKAVLDTDGKPVVKAFLLKKDEVKILDGWNYMGMIATGSHAFEVENQEVPLNRCFEIEPSKTQLPDPIYKFPFLQFAEATLAVNILGITEHLIDLIEASFWKRNEYRAYDVKHIEYFESLLKKRKSRLKKEKAKFYKSVENAWLQLDQEGGISKKKLKKVSKISRKLTQKCREVNAKLYPFAGLEAAKTHTELNRVWRDFNTVGQHALLIFPF